The genome window TTATCTTTTCAACCGGCAGCTTGATGACTTTACGGTCATAGGAAATCAATCCGTTTAACTCGTCCTCCACATCGGTAAGCTCGGTATATACGGATGCACAGAGCCCCTTCTTTTTTGCAGGGATGATTTCCTTTTCATACAGATTTTGATAGGCTTTCAGCTATTTTCTAAAGTAAACATGCAGGCTTTTTATCTCACCTATCTTTTGGTCATGCCACCCGCTGGCGTGATCAATGGTGCGGGTTTTATCCAATTTTAAAATGTGGCGCACAGCATTGCCCGCATCAAACTGTCCCCATCCTTCGTTGAACGGTACCCACATCGCAATTGAAACAACATTGTACAAATGATTGACCATCTCTTCAAGCTCTGCGTAGTATTGCCTGCGTCCCTTATCATCTTCCCGGGCAAACCATTTGTAATGATTATCCCTGAGATTGATTCCGGTTATCAGCGGAGCGGTAATTATCACATTGTTGTACCTGCCGCCGCCGTTCATCATATCCTGCCACACCAGCATGCCAATTTTGTCGCAGTGGTAATACCAGCGCAGGGGCTCTATTTTGATGTGCTTGCGCAGCATGTTGAACCCCATATCCTTTGCCGTTTGAATATCAAATACCATTGCTTCATCGGACGGAGCGGTATACATACCGTCGCTATAATAGCCCTGGTCCAGCAGGCCGTTGTGAAAATACAGCTTGTTGTTCAAAAACAACCGCTTTACTCCGTCACCATCCGTGCCGACCGAAAATTTTCGCATCCCGAAATAACTCTTTACATGGTCTTCACCCATAGTAATAAACAAATCATACAGACGAGGACATTCCGGTGTCCATGGGATAAACTGCGGCATCGGAATTTTAACCGGTTTGTTGGATGAAAAAGAAACCTCGGTTTGCTCCACTTTCGCGCAGCAAAGATGTGAACTGTCCGAAACAACAGTCACCTCCACTGCGCTTTCATCAAAAAGCGGGGTTATGCGCAGGCTGCTTATATAATCCTTTGGTACGCTCTCCATCCAGACTGTCTGCCATATGCCGCTCTGTGCCGTATACCATATGCCACCCCGCTTGCTGCTCTGTTTCCCGCGGGAATGATAGCTTGTATCGGTGTAGTCCCTCACCTTTACCACAATTGTGTTTTTATCGGCCAGGCACGAGGTAATGTCCGCACTGAAAGGAGTATAGCCCCCTACATGTGAGCAAACTTCTTTCCCGTTGACATAAACGGTTGCCGTCTGGTCTACTGCGCCGAAATGCAACAGCACCCTCCCTATAATAAAATCCGGAGGCAGCTTAAAGCAGCGTCTGTACCATAATATCTGATCCGGCAAAAGTGAGCGTATCACACCGCTGAGTTCACACTCCGGTGAAAACGGGACAAGGATATCTCCGTCGAATCTGTCAGGAAACTTATCGCTCTCGGTAATTGCATATTGCCATACTCCGTTTAGATTGATGTAACTGTCCCTTTCCATCTGCGGCCGCGGATATTCGGTTAAAATATTATTTTTATCAAGATTTTCTCCCCATTTTGTTTTCATTTGGCTCTCTCCGTTTCAATATATAAATCGGAATCACTATAAACAATAATGCCACAGCCGCTGCGAGAAAAATTGACGGCGTCGGCACATTTTTTACAACACCCAAATCCATATATGTGCTATTGCTGTTTTTGATAACCGCAGCGCCTATATATGGGCCGATTACCATCGGAAGCAGAACCGCAAAAATCATACGTATTCCCTGAAAATGCCCGACTTTATCAGTTGGCGTATAATCCCGGATAGTTGCGGAAAGACAAGCTGTAACCAGCATATACCCCGACATCATAACCGAGCCTGCGATTATAACAGCAACTTCCGACCTTACAAAAAACATGCCAATCAATCCTGCCAGCATAACAGAAGCCGCCGGAAGAACAAATTTCAGTTTGCCGACCTTATCGATAAAATTGCCGCCTGCCACGCTGACAAGAGAAGCTATAATCAGCACGATGCCGAGCACAATTGCGTAAGAATTGAGCTTCAGGTAATTTTGCATATAGATAATCAGATAAGGAAAGAAAACTTGGACAGAAACTGAAAACAGGCCAAATGCGCATAACGCAAGATAAAGGGGCTGCTCTTTCCGTATAACATCAGGCTTAAAACCATAGACTAGATTCTTAAAGAAAGCGCCTTTCCTTTTCTCTGTAACCTTATCCTTTAACAGGAAAATCGCAAGCACACCCGTCGATGTCACCGCAGCGCCAAAGATAGTGAAAAATTCCATCCATCGTCCCTGCTGCGTCATAGAATCAAAAGCGCCGAAAATAATCAGCATTGAAATGAGCGGTAGGACTGCAAGCACCGATTCCACTTTCCCGCGGTTTTCACTGTTTGTGACATCGGTTATATAGGCGTTGAAGGCCGCATCGTTGGCTGTGGAGCCAAAGAAGGTCATAATACAGTCCATAACCACCACAAGTACCGCAGCCGTTACAACAGCATTCGCGGCAGGAAACCACACGGCAATGTTTTTTACATTTATAAACCCAAACGCCATTGTTGAAAAGCCCCACAGTATGTAGCCAGTGCAGATGAACACCTTGCGCCTGGAGAGCTTGTCAGACAGCGCCCCCATCAGCAGGG of Clostridiales bacterium contains these proteins:
- a CDS encoding MFS transporter, whose translation is MVKLTKRIWASFIIIGLVGQFAWTIENMYFNVFLYNTISTDPNYIASMVAASAVTATLTTLLMGALSDKLSRRKVFICTGYILWGFSTMAFGFINVKNIAVWFPAANAVVTAAVLVVVMDCIMTFFGSTANDAAFNAYITDVTNSENRGKVESVLAVLPLISMLIIFGAFDSMTQQGRWMEFFTIFGAAVTSTGVLAIFLLKDKVTEKRKGAFFKNLVYGFKPDVIRKEQPLYLALCAFGLFSVSVQVFFPYLIIYMQNYLKLNSYAIVLGIVLIIASLVSVAGGNFIDKVGKLKFVLPAASVMLAGLIGMFFVRSEVAVIIAGSVMMSGYMLVTACLSATIRDYTPTDKVGHFQGIRMIFAVLLPMVIGPYIGAAVIKNSNSTYMDLGVVKNVPTPSIFLAAAVALLFIVIPIYILKRREPNENKMGRKS